The Sinorhizobium fredii genome contains the following window.
CTGGTCCTCGAAAGCCTAGAGGACTCGAAGGCAGAAGATATCATCACCATCAACATTGCCGGAAAGTCGGCGTTGGGAGACTTCATGGTCGTCGTCTCCGGCCGTTCGAACAGGCATGTTATGGCCATTGCCGACCACCTGGTGACGGACCTGAAGGACGAGGGCCTTGGCAATCCCCGCGTCGAAGGTCTCGAAGGTGGCGACTGGGTGCTGATCGACACCGGCGATGTGATCGTTCACATCTTCCGGCCCGAGATCCGGGAATTCTACAACATCGAAAAGATGTGGGCGGCCCCGGAGGTCGAGGACAGCACCCTGCACTGAGACGCGCCGCCCGTCCCTGACCGATCGCCTCAGGACGGAGCGACGACCGGTGCCGATTTGAGATGCCGCTGCCATCACCCGACCGGGAGGATGGCAGCAGAAGGGTTTTTGCCGATCGAAATCCCCTTCGATCGGATGCCGGTGGGGATGGAAACGGGTCAATGCGAATCGGACTTTTCGCAGTCGGCCGCCTCAAGGCGGGGCCGGAAAAGGATCTCGCAGCCCGTTACCTCGATCGCTTCGCCAAGGCGGGACCGGCCATCGGCCTGGAACTGGCGCGCGTCGTCGAAGTCAACGAGAGCCGCGCCGCCAACGCGGAAACACGCAAGCGCGAGGAAGCGGCCCAGCTCGAAAAGGCGCTTGCCGAGGGCAGCCTGCTGCTCTTGCTCGACGAACGCGGCAAGGCGCTCGATTCGGAGAGTTTCGCGACGCTGCTCGGCACGTTGCGGGACGGCGGCA
Protein-coding sequences here:
- the rsfS gene encoding ribosome silencing factor, with product MPTFDARFDLNHGPEVLVLFIRKGKTLTTAHAKGYAVSAVPRSTELSDEAAVRALKLVLESLEDSKAEDIITINIAGKSALGDFMVVVSGRSNRHVMAIADHLVTDLKDEGLGNPRVEGLEGGDWVLIDTGDVIVHIFRPEIREFYNIEKMWAAPEVEDSTLH
- the rlmH gene encoding 23S rRNA (pseudouridine(1915)-N(3))-methyltransferase RlmH; the encoded protein is MRIGLFAVGRLKAGPEKDLAARYLDRFAKAGPAIGLELARVVEVNESRAANAETRKREEAAQLEKALAEGSLLLLLDERGKALDSESFATLLGTLRDGGKRDLMIAIGGADGLDPTLHARADSVLCLGKMTWPHQLVRILIAEQLYRAVTILAGHPYHRA